The nucleotide sequence GTTGCTCCAGGCAAGGGGATCCTGACCGCAGATGAGTCCACAGGCAGCATTGCAAAGCGGCTGCAGTCCATTGGAACtgagaacacagaagaaaatcgcCGCCTTTATAGGCAGTTACTTCTGACAGCAGATGATCGAGTGAACAACTGCATTGGAGATGTCATCCTTTTCCATGAGACGCTCTACCAGAAAGCTGATGATGGTCGTCCctttcccaaagtcataaagGCCAAGGGTGGTGTTGTGGGCATCAAGGTGGACAAAGGTGTAGTGCCCCTGTCAGGGACCAATGGGGAGACTACCACTCAAGGTCTGGATGGGCTAGCTGAGCGCTGTGCCCAGTATAAGAAGGATGGGGCTGACTTTGCCAAGTGGCGTTGTGTACTGAAGATTGGGGAAAATACACCTTCTCCACTTGCCATCATGGAGAATGCCAATGTGCTGGCCCGATACGCCAGCATTTGCCAGCAGAATGGCATTGTCCCCATTGTGGAGCCAGAGATCCTCCCTGATGGAGAACATGATCTGAAGTGTTGCCAGTACGTCACTGAGAAGGTTCTGGCTGCTGTCTACAAAGCTTTGAGTGACCACCATATCTATCTGGAGGGGACCCTGCTGAAGCCTAACATGGTCACTCCTGGCCATGCTTGTACCCAGAAATATTCACATGAGGAGATTGCAATGGCAACTGTAACTGCTCTTCGCCGGACTGTGCCTCCTGCAGTCACTGGTATCACCTTCTTGTCTTGGGGTCAGAGTGAGGAGGATGCCTCCATCAATCTTAATGCCATCAACACCTGCCCCTTGCACAAGCCATGGTCCCTGACCTTTTCTTATGGCCGAGCCCTGCAGGCATCTGCCCTCAAGACCTggggtggaaagaaggaaaatgtccAGGCTGCCCAGGAGGAATATGTTAAGCGGGCCTTGGCTAATAGCCAGGCTGCTCAAGGCAAGTATACTCCATCTGGAAAGTCAGGAGCTGCAGCCAGCAAGTCCCTCTTTGTCTCTAACCATGCCTACTAAGTCAAGGCCTTCCATCTGGGTATGCCCTAACACTCCAGGCCATCCCTCACAGTCCAGGAAGAGGCTGAGATCCCAGAGCTTTGTGCTGACCTCTCCCATCACTCCTAACTTGTGTGGTGTTGTTGCTCTGTGGTGAATCTAGTGACCCCTCCTCGGCCCACTTTTTCCAATAAACAACTATTTAACAAGGGAAAAAatgtctttatatttttgttttcagttctaaattctcttttttgCTTTACTGCCTCCCCTACCCATTGAGAA is from Gracilinanus agilis isolate LMUSP501 chromosome 2, AgileGrace, whole genome shotgun sequence and encodes:
- the LOC123235793 gene encoding fructose-bisphosphate aldolase A-like, which produces MPCQFPVLTPEQKKELSDIARRIVAPGKGILTADESTGSIAKRLQSIGTENTEENRRLYRQLLLTADDRVNNCIGDVILFHETLYQKADDGRPFPKVIKAKGGVVGIKVDKGVVPLSGTNGETTTQGLDGLAERCAQYKKDGADFAKWRCVLKIGENTPSPLAIMENANVLARYASICQQNGIVPIVEPEILPDGEHDLKCCQYVTEKVLAAVYKALSDHHIYLEGTLLKPNMVTPGHACTQKYSHEEIAMATVTALRRTVPPAVTGITFLSWGQSEEDASINLNAINTCPLHKPWSLTFSYGRALQASALKTWGGKKENVQAAQEEYVKRALANSQAAQGKYTPSGKSGAAASKSLFVSNHAY